One genomic window of Tachypleus tridentatus isolate NWPU-2018 chromosome 12, ASM421037v1, whole genome shotgun sequence includes the following:
- the LOC143234181 gene encoding (3R)-3-hydroxyacyl-CoA dehydrogenase-like has product MASTKLLSDRLALVTGGGSGIGRAVCQALAREGAKIVVADINENAATSTLQSLPPGGENSYIVEIVDVSQSQSVNNLFTTINQRLCQAPDIVVNSAGITHDGLMNEMTEQMFDDVLNVNLKGTFLVTQAACRLMIAHKIKIGSIINISSIIGKVGNIGQCNYAASKAGVVGLTKSVAKEMAKYGIRCNAIMPGFIDTPMVMTVPEKVMTHFKKLTPMGRFGKPEDVAEASLFLASSKSNYITGEVIEVTGGLFM; this is encoded by the exons ATGGCTTCAACTAAATTGCTCAGTGATCGGTTGGCTCTTGTTACTGGAGGTGGTAGTGGAATTGGTAGAGCAGTGTGTCAAGCTCTTGCTCGAGAAGGAGCAAAAATTGTGGTAGCTGACATAAACGAAAATGCTGCAACATCAACTTTACAGTCACTTCCTCCAG GAGGAGAAAATTCATATATTGTGGAGATAGTGGATGTAAGCCAGTCTCAAagtgtgaataatttatttacgACCATCAACCAGAGGCTTTGTCAAGCACCTGACATTGTTGTAAATAGTGCAGGAATTACTCATGATGGATTAATGAATGAAATGACAGAACAGATGTTTGATGATGTGTTAAATGTTAATCTAAAAGGTACTTTCCTCGTCACACAAGCTGCTTGTCGACTGATGATTGCACACAAAATAAAGATTGGTTCAATAATCAACATTTCTAGCATCATAGGAAAAGTTGGAAACATTGGCCAGTGCAATTATGCAGCATCTAAAGCTGGTGTTGTTGGGTTAACTAAGAGTGTTGCAAAAGAGATGGCTAAATATGGAATTAGGTGCAATGCCATAATGCCAGGCTTTATTGATACTCCCATGGTTATGACTGTTCCAGAAAAGGTAATGACTCACTTTAAAAAGTTAACACCAATGGGAAGATTTGGAAAACCTGAAGATGTTGCAGAAGCTTCTTTATTCTTAGCATCTAGCAAAAGTAATTACATAACAGGTGAAGTAATAGAAGTCACTGGGGGCCTTTTCATGTAG